The region TGTCGTTTCCCACAGCAATAAATTTCCCATCTTTTATGGCAACTGCGGTTACGTTTGGTGTTTCGGTGTTGAAACTATGAATTTTACCGTTGAATAGAATTAGATCTGCTTTCATAATTTCGATTATTTAGCGTTCAATTTTGCAATAGCCTCTTTGATTCCCTCGCCGGCAACAGTATAAAAAGCAGGTCCTGCAAGCAGAATAACTTTTGTTAAAGGTTTGTAGTCAGCTAATTTTTTTGCTTTTAGATAAGATTGTGTTCTATAAGCTTCGAATGAACCTAAAACTACATTTGTAGCCACCAAAGCCGTTGGAGAATCAATTCCTGCATCTTTAATATCACTTGCAAAAGAATAGTTGGAAACGCCCAAACGTAAAGCTTCACGCATAGCGGTGCTTCCAACGCTAATCATTAAATCAGGAGTAAATTTGGTGCGGTCTCCCAATCCAATCAGTAATAATTGTTTTGAAGCCAAAGTTCCTTTTGGAGGTGTAATCAATAAAGTTTCAAGAGAATGACCTGTAAATTTTCCGCTTTTACGTAATTCAGTTATAATACCTTTTAAGGCATCGTCTAAATGTACCATTCCGTTTAAATTTGCCGGAAGAGCAGGAGGATTGAAAATATCACCTTCTGTATATTCAAAAACACAAGCAACCTGAAGGTCAGCTTCTGCAGCGGATGGACCCTGAACCAATCCGTTTACGGCAACTCCATCTACTTTTCCCCAGGTAACTGTAGAACCGATTGAAGCTGTTTGTGCAAAGCCATTAAACGAAAATGTTAGGATTAAAAGAAAGAGATAGGAGTATCTGAATTTGTAAATTGAAGTTTTTGTTTTCATTGTTAAGGGTTTAGTATTGTTAAAATTTGAATCCAAGTCGGGTGTTAAAGAAAACACCATCTTTTGAGTTCGGAATAATGTCATTGATAAAAGCACCAGTTTTAAAGTATTGAATACCACTGACTACTGAAATATATTTGTTTACGTTGTACGTGAAATTAGCCAGATAAGCAGTTCCAATATATTTTTCGTCAGAATCGCTTCCGCGAAGGTTCAGCATGCCGCTTGGCCTGTAAACTCCATCTTGAGTTGAGTATCTCCAGTTTAATACCATATCGACCTGCATCTTAAGTTGTGGCAGTAAATCCATCGTAACATAAGGATGAATGTCGATAAGGTTTACGGGGCCAACCTGAGGGCTAAAGCCAAAATAACCTCCTTTTGGATAAAGCGGATTAAACGTCTGAAGATTTCCATTTCCCTGATTTCTATCTCCTGAGATATAGTCATTTCGGAGATTTATCGTAGGTTTAAATTTTGTGTTTTCAAACATATATCCAATGTCGACAGATCCTGTCCAGGCATTAATATCCCCTGAGCCAAAAGTTCCAAATTGATAGGCCGCTTCCAGATTGTATATAAATCCGCCGCCGTATTTCCATAATCTTGTTCCAATTGTATGACGTCTTTCCGGAGCGATTCCTTCTTCAAAAAGCGATTCGTCTCTTCTTATTCCGAGATAATAAACATCGAGATTTCCTGCTTTTGGAAAGATTATTTTAGAATAAGCTCCCCATAGATTGAATTGTTTAGACATTTTATTGTCAAAAACTCCTGTATGAATTGTATCTGCCATCATCGCAAAGGCATCAACAGATACTCTTGAAGAGTTATACATTAATTTGGCTCCTGTAAAATAAAGTCTTGCATTTGGACCTTCTCTAACAGAAATTAATCTTCCGGAACCATAATCTAATTCCTGTCTTCCGGCACGAATGGTTATTTTTTTGTCTTTTTGCTGCCAGACATTTACATCCAGAAACAAATTCTGAACATTTAACTGATCTTCATCAATTCCTCTTGCTCCGTTTACGCGGCCGTCTTCGAGGGCACTTCTTAACTGAGCAAATACTCTAAAGGTTTTTCCTAAATGAATATCGGCATGAAGATCATAACGTTGCAGTAAAAAATTGTTGTGACCAATATTTAATCTTCCCCAATCTTCATTGTTGAAATCAACATATTCATATCGGGCTTCGCCTCCAAGAGACATATAAATATCTTTCTGTTTGTTTAACGGAATGAATTTTAGTTTTTCATAAAAGTTTCTGTTTGAATCTTTTAGAAATTCATAATTTTCATCGTAACGCAAAAGCTTAAAACTTTGAGCTATTGTCGTTGTTCCAATTAAAAGAAAGCATAAAAGAATAATCCGGAAGAATTTGTTTGGCGATATGGATTTTGATGATTCCAACATAATGAAGCGTAAGAGATTTATAATAAAATGAATTAGTCGAATTAGTGTTTCAGCATGTTGTGAGCATAGTGAATTCCTAAACCATAAGAACCACCGTGTTTTTTCATTAAGTTTGTTACCGGAACATAGGTTTCCTGACGCGCCCAGTCTCTTTGCAGTTCTAAGATATATTGAATAGAAGTCACAGGTTGTGCACCTGCCTGGATCATTCTCTGAATAGCACGTTCATGAGCTTCATCACTCACATCACCACACGCATCTGTGATAACATAAACTTCGTAACCTTCTTCAAGTGCTGATAAAGCCGGACCAACGATGCAAACACCTGTCCATAATCCGGCTAAAACTATTTTTTGTTTTTTTGTTCCCGTAATAGCCTTGTAAGCATTTTCATCTTCCCAGGTATTCATTGTAGTACGATCGATATAACCTGAAGTGGCAATTGGATAATATTCTTCGATTTCCGGAAAAACAGGACCCGCAAAACTTTCTTCAAAAACAGTAGTTACAATAGTGGGTACATTAAAAATTTTAGACGCACCACAGATAATAGCAACATTATTACGAAGTTCACTTATTGCAATATTATTGGTTGCAAAAGCCATTTGTCCTTCAAAATCGATTAATACTAATGCATGGTTATCTGGTGATAATAAGTTTACGGATGGTTTCATGATATTTATTTTTTTAGATTTATAATTAGTCAAGCCAATGAAGTGCCAAACATTCATTTTATTGTATAGCAAGACATTGTGCTATTGGGATGCCAAAAGCATTTACGATATTTCGTGATTTTATTAAGCCTTATTCGTTATACAGGAAAAAGTGTAGAAAGTTTCTGTTTGATTTCAGTTCAAATAGAAACCCTTTTTGGAAGATTTAAAACCGTCGGTAAAGGCGTCCCCTTGCAGACAGTTTTTAGTTTCTTTATTAAGAAAAATTATTCTTTGATAAAAGCAAGAATATCTTTATTGATTGTTTCTGCTTCTGTAGTTGGCATACCATGAGGGAAACCAGGATAAGAAATTAGTTTTCCGTTTTTCAAAAGTTTTGCCGCCCTTGGAGCCTGATCGTAAGGAACAATTTGGTCATCTTCTCCGTGAAGTACCAAAACGGGAATGTCTAAACTTTTAAGATCTTCTTTAAAATCGGATTCTGAGAAAGCTTTGATGCCTTCATAATGAGCATAAACAGATCCCATCATGCCCTGACGCCACCAATTGTGTCTAATTCCTTCTTTAATAGTTTGTCCTTCGCGGTTCCATCCGTAAAATGGAATAGGGAAGTCGTAGAAATATTGCGCTTTGTTGAACCCGGTTCCTTGTCTGATTTCATCAAAAACAGCTAAAGGAACACCTTCAGGATTATCTTCGTTTTGAATCATAATAGGTGTTACAGCGCTTATGATTACTGCTTTTGCAATACGTCCTTTTCCGTATTTTGCAGCGTAACGGATTACTTCTCCACCTCCGGTTGAATGTCCTACGTGAATAGCATCTTTTAAATCAAGTGCTTCAGTTAATGCTGCTACGTCTGAAGCGTAAGTTTCCATGTTATTTCCTTCAGAACTTTGACCAGAGCGACCATGTCCGCGACGATCATGTGCAATAACTCTGTATCCTTGTTTTAGAAAAAACATCATCTGTGCATCCCAGTCATCAGATGATAATGGCCATCCGTGGTGAAAAACAATTGGCTGACCTGTTCCCCAATCTTTGTAAAAAATTTCTGTTCCGTCTTGTGCTTTAATAGTGCTCATCTTAATGTGGTTTTGGATTAATAAATGTTTATATATAATTGTTTAAAATTCTGATCGTAATTAAATCTGATTTTGATTCAATTATGTTGTTGTTTTTTTTTACAAACTTAGAACAGGAATGAAAGTTTGTTGATTAATGTAGATTAAGAAAGAAAAAAATCTCTTTTTTATCTTTTTTTTTTTCGAAGTACTGTTTCCATATTTTTTGATTAAGAATATTTTTGGTACAGTATTTTCAAACAATATGCCGTGTATATTAATTCGCTTGTTTGTAAGGCTTTAAGTGTTTTTGAAGTGTTTTTGAATTTACGATATTTCGTAGATTTATTATCCGCTTTTAATAAAAAAGTATTTTAAACAGCATTTTTTTCGAAAGAGGCTGATTTTGGAAAAGGAATAAAATGAAAGTTTTGAATTGTTTTTTTGATATTTAGGGTCGTCAAACTACCCAATTCTACTTCGATGTTTTACAAAACAGTTTCAGTATTTCAGAAAGATTATATGATAACTCCAAAGCATAGCTTTCCCTTTTATTGCTTTGAAAATCCTGATTAGAACAACGATGTTCAGATTGAATTAAGCAATAATTTTATTTCCGTACTTTAAGAAAACATTATTTTGGTTGGTTTTACTGAAGAATTACATTCGTTTTATCTTTTGGTAAATGGCAGGGTCATGTTTTTTTACTTTTATTTTCACGTATTTAGAGGCTGGCATATTACTTTCTTTCACGACATTATTTACAGATACCAATACATTTGTTTCAGGAAAATAAGTTACCGTATTCCGCTCTGGAATCTGATACGAAACGATAAGGAATAAAGGAGCAATTCGTTCGATTCCATCATTGTAATTGAATAAATCTACTTTGTCTCCCGCTTTGAATCCTGCTTTATCAATATCATTTTGATTCATAAAAATAACGCGTCGTTCATTTTTTATTCCTCTGTAGCGATCATCCATGCCGTAAATAGTAGTGTTAAACTGATCATGCGTGCGCGTTGTAGCCATCATGTATTCATCTGCTTCTAATTCGTTATCGGGAATTTCAGTTAAAGTAAATGCCGCACGATCAGCCGATTCTTTGGCTTTAAATTCGCCATGACGAGGAGCATTTGGCAGATAAAAACCACCTTTTTCCCTAACTCTGACATTGTAATTTTCAAAACCCGGAATACAGTTTTCGATTGCGTCTCTCACGGCATCATAACTGCCATGATACAGCAGCCAATTAACAACAGATTTTTCACCAAGCGTTGCCATGGCCATACGGCAGACAATTTGAGTTTCATTTAGGAATTGGTCTGATATGGGTTGAAGTACGCCTTTTGAAGACTGCACAACACCCATAGAATTTTCGGTACTGATAATCTGTATTTCGTTATTTACGATATCCATATCACTTCGGGAAAGCGTTGGCAGTATCAGAGATTCTTTTCCGTGTATTAAATGACCTCTGTTGAGTTTCGTAGATACACAAACCAAAAGTTTCAGTTTTCTAAGTGCTTCAGCAGTATAAGTAGTATCTGGCGCAGCCGATAGAAAATTTCCTCCCATGCAGAACATCACTTTTACTTTCTCTTCATGAATTGCTTTTATAGTTCCAACGACATCATAACCGTGATTTCTTGGTGGATTAAATCCAAAATAAGCTTGCAGACGGTCTAATTGTTCGTTTGTAGGTTTCTCATCAATAAGCATCGTTCGGTTTCCCTGCACATTACTGTGTCCGCGAACCGGACAGACACCGGCGCCGGGTTTTCCAATACTGCCTTTAATCAATAGAATATTGACAATTTCTCTAATCATGTCAACGCCATTTGGCTGTTGTGTAAGTCCCATTCCCCAGCAAATGATAATTCTTTTTTTGAAAGCAATCATTTCTGCAGCTTCAATAATTAATTCTTTAGAAACTCCGGAAAGAAAGGCAAGATGATCTAAATCTAAATTTTCAAATTGTTTCTGGAAATTTTCAAAACCAGTTGTTTTGTCTCTGATGAATTCATGGTCAAAAACTTCCCCCGGATTTTTCTTTTCCAATTCAATTAACAAAAGTTCAATAGCTTTCAGCAAAGCCATATCGCCGTTGATTTTTATGGGAAGAAAAAGATCGGTTAGTTTTCCGCCAGAACCAATTATTCCTTTTATGGCCTGCGGATTATGAAATCCCATTAAACCAGCTTCAGGCAGCGGATTGACAGCAATGATTTTTGCGCCGTTTTTTTTGCCTTTTTCTAAAGCGCTCAGCATTCGGGGTGCATTAGTTCCTGGATTCTGTCCGATTATTATAATAAGATCAGTATCGTAAAAATCTTCTAAAGTAACTGTTCCTTTTCCAATTCCGATTGTAGTTTTCAAAGCAGTTCCGGAAGTTTCGTGGCACATATTAGAGCAATCCGGCATATTATTGGTTCCAAATTCTTTTGCAAAAAGCTGATAAAGAAACGAAGCTTCATTACTGGTTCTTCCCGAAGTATAAAAAGCAGCTTCATTTGGAGATTCTAGTGCATTTAAATGAGAAGCAATTTTTCCAAAAGCATCCTCCCAGGTGATAGGCTGATAATGCGTTCCGCCAACGGGCAAATACACAGGTTCCGTCAATCTTCCCATTTTTCCAATCTGATAATCATCTAACTGAGAAAGACTGTAAACAGAATTTTCTTTGAAGAAAGCAGCAGTAACTTTTTTGGTTGTAGCTTCTTCAGCTAAAGCTTTTGCTCCGTTTTCGCAATATTCACCCAAAGGAGATCGATCGTCATCAGGAT is a window of Flavobacterium crocinum DNA encoding:
- a CDS encoding alpha/beta fold hydrolase → MSTIKAQDGTEIFYKDWGTGQPIVFHHGWPLSSDDWDAQMMFFLKQGYRVIAHDRRGHGRSGQSSEGNNMETYASDVAALTEALDLKDAIHVGHSTGGGEVIRYAAKYGKGRIAKAVIISAVTPIMIQNEDNPEGVPLAVFDEIRQGTGFNKAQYFYDFPIPFYGWNREGQTIKEGIRHNWWRQGMMGSVYAHYEGIKAFSESDFKEDLKSLDIPVLVLHGEDDQIVPYDQAPRAAKLLKNGKLISYPGFPHGMPTTEAETINKDILAFIKE
- a CDS encoding alginate export family protein, producing the protein MLESSKSISPNKFFRIILLCFLLIGTTTIAQSFKLLRYDENYEFLKDSNRNFYEKLKFIPLNKQKDIYMSLGGEARYEYVDFNNEDWGRLNIGHNNFLLQRYDLHADIHLGKTFRVFAQLRSALEDGRVNGARGIDEDQLNVQNLFLDVNVWQQKDKKITIRAGRQELDYGSGRLISVREGPNARLYFTGAKLMYNSSRVSVDAFAMMADTIHTGVFDNKMSKQFNLWGAYSKIIFPKAGNLDVYYLGIRRDESLFEEGIAPERRHTIGTRLWKYGGGFIYNLEAAYQFGTFGSGDINAWTGSVDIGYMFENTKFKPTINLRNDYISGDRNQGNGNLQTFNPLYPKGGYFGFSPQVGPVNLIDIHPYVTMDLLPQLKMQVDMVLNWRYSTQDGVYRPSGMLNLRGSDSDEKYIGTAYLANFTYNVNKYISVVSGIQYFKTGAFINDIIPNSKDGVFFNTRLGFKF
- a CDS encoding hydrolase, with the protein product MKPSVNLLSPDNHALVLIDFEGQMAFATNNIAISELRNNVAIICGASKIFNVPTIVTTVFEESFAGPVFPEIEEYYPIATSGYIDRTTMNTWEDENAYKAITGTKKQKIVLAGLWTGVCIVGPALSALEEGYEVYVITDACGDVSDEAHERAIQRMIQAGAQPVTSIQYILELQRDWARQETYVPVTNLMKKHGGSYGLGIHYAHNMLKH
- a CDS encoding M17 family peptidase N-terminal domain-containing protein, coding for MKTKTSIYKFRYSYLFLLILTFSFNGFAQTASIGSTVTWGKVDGVAVNGLVQGPSAAEADLQVACVFEYTEGDIFNPPALPANLNGMVHLDDALKGIITELRKSGKFTGHSLETLLITPPKGTLASKQLLLIGLGDRTKFTPDLMISVGSTAMREALRLGVSNYSFASDIKDAGIDSPTALVATNVVLGSFEAYRTQSYLKAKKLADYKPLTKVILLAGPAFYTVAGEGIKEAIAKLNAK
- a CDS encoding FdhF/YdeP family oxidoreductase, translated to MKNDQQQNTDDLTHKLPEAENPYQLSKLKLTKVEKWAAGVPAVMAAVSDLIEDKTVLRGGKALFKMNQMGGFDCSSCAWPDPDDDRSPLGEYCENGAKALAEEATTKKVTAAFFKENSVYSLSQLDDYQIGKMGRLTEPVYLPVGGTHYQPITWEDAFGKIASHLNALESPNEAAFYTSGRTSNEASFLYQLFAKEFGTNNMPDCSNMCHETSGTALKTTIGIGKGTVTLEDFYDTDLIIIIGQNPGTNAPRMLSALEKGKKNGAKIIAVNPLPEAGLMGFHNPQAIKGIIGSGGKLTDLFLPIKINGDMALLKAIELLLIELEKKNPGEVFDHEFIRDKTTGFENFQKQFENLDLDHLAFLSGVSKELIIEAAEMIAFKKRIIICWGMGLTQQPNGVDMIREIVNILLIKGSIGKPGAGVCPVRGHSNVQGNRTMLIDEKPTNEQLDRLQAYFGFNPPRNHGYDVVGTIKAIHEEKVKVMFCMGGNFLSAAPDTTYTAEALRKLKLLVCVSTKLNRGHLIHGKESLILPTLSRSDMDIVNNEIQIISTENSMGVVQSSKGVLQPISDQFLNETQIVCRMAMATLGEKSVVNWLLYHGSYDAVRDAIENCIPGFENYNVRVREKGGFYLPNAPRHGEFKAKESADRAAFTLTEIPDNELEADEYMMATTRTHDQFNTTIYGMDDRYRGIKNERRVIFMNQNDIDKAGFKAGDKVDLFNYNDGIERIAPLFLIVSYQIPERNTVTYFPETNVLVSVNNVVKESNMPASKYVKIKVKKHDPAIYQKIKRM